A stretch of Myxococcus hansupus DNA encodes these proteins:
- a CDS encoding HD domain-containing protein: protein MPALEDAIALAVAAHHGQRDKAGQTYILHPLRVMMRLDTDEERTVAILHDVVEDTPYTLERLRTLGYPDAVLDALDALTRREDETYEAFIERIRPHALARRVKLADLEDNMDVRRLAGVTPKDAERLARYRAAWARLREP, encoded by the coding sequence ATGCCCGCTCTCGAAGACGCCATCGCGCTCGCGGTGGCCGCGCACCACGGCCAGCGAGACAAGGCCGGACAGACGTACATCCTCCACCCGCTCCGGGTGATGATGCGCCTGGACACCGACGAGGAACGCACCGTCGCCATCCTCCACGACGTGGTGGAGGACACGCCCTACACGCTCGAGCGGCTGCGGACGCTGGGCTATCCAGACGCCGTGCTGGACGCCCTGGACGCGCTCACCCGCCGGGAAGACGAGACGTACGAGGCCTTCATCGAGCGCATCCGTCCGCACGCGCTCGCCCGCCGCGTGAAGCTGGCGGACCTGGAGGACAACATGGACGTGCGGCGGCTGGCCGGGGTGACGCCGAAGGACGCCGAGCGCCTGGCCCGCTACCGCGCCGCCTGGGCCCGCCTGCGCGAGCCTTGA
- the acnA gene encoding aconitate hydratase AcnA: MTDSFGTKSQLKVGSATYDLFSLGKLAKTHPAVNRLPFSLKVLLENLLRHEDGRVVKREHVEKMLAWDPKATPDVEISFHPARVLLQDFTGVPAVVDLAAMREALASMGGNPDKINPRNPADLVIDHSVQIDSFATSAAFKENAELEFERNRERYAFLRWGQSAFKGFGVVPPDIGICHQVNLEFLAHVTFRQGSTVYPDTLVGTDSHTTMINGLGVVGWGVGGIEAEAALLGQPITMLIPQVVGFKLHGKLPAGATATDLVLTVTQMLRKKGVVGKFVEFYGSGLKNLSLPDRATIANMAPEYGATIGFFPVDEESLNYLRFTGRPDELVALTEAYAKEQGLWLKADAEEPLFSDTLELDLSTVVPSLAGPKRPQDRVPLKDMKAGYEASLVEMLSAGKSKGEDEEGGKGKGAAAAVPPERLAQAVTVKNGRQSYQLGHGAVVIASITSCTNTSNPAVLVGAGILAKKAVERGLNPKPWVKTSLAPGSRVVSEYLADAGLLPYLEAVGFHIVGYGCTTCIGNSGPLTEPVANAVTEGDLVVAAVLSGNRNFEGRINPHVRMNYLASPPLVVAYALAGEVGMDLDNEPLGLDPNGRPVFLRDIWPTNEEIQEVIRTSVKPEQFRSQYANAMEGDALWQQLPVSKGSTFQWDDASTYVRKPPFFENLPKEPKPTQDIHGAQVMALLGDSVTTDHISPAGNIAKTSPAAKYLMANGVEPKDFNSYGARRGNHEVMVRGTFANIRLKNLLVPGVEGGVTVHIPTRERMSIYDASMKYQAEGTPLVVLAGAEYGTGSSRDWAAKGTMLLGVKAVIAKSFERIHRSNLVGMGVLPLQFEAGQDAQSLGLTGHEKFDITGVAQDLAPQKKLTVKATGENGTKEFTVVCRIDTPNELDYYRHGGILQYVLRQLAKG, encoded by the coding sequence ATGACCGACAGTTTCGGTACGAAGTCCCAGCTCAAGGTGGGTTCTGCCACCTATGACCTCTTCAGCCTGGGCAAGCTCGCCAAGACCCACCCGGCGGTCAACCGCCTGCCGTTCTCCCTGAAGGTCCTGCTGGAGAACCTGCTGCGTCACGAAGACGGCCGCGTGGTGAAGCGCGAGCACGTGGAGAAGATGCTGGCCTGGGACCCCAAGGCCACCCCGGACGTGGAGATTTCCTTCCACCCGGCCCGCGTGCTGCTCCAGGACTTCACGGGCGTGCCCGCGGTGGTGGACCTGGCGGCCATGCGTGAGGCGCTGGCCTCCATGGGCGGCAACCCGGACAAGATCAACCCGCGCAACCCCGCCGACCTGGTCATCGACCACTCGGTGCAGATTGATTCCTTCGCGACGTCGGCCGCGTTCAAGGAGAACGCCGAGCTGGAGTTCGAGCGCAACCGTGAGCGGTACGCGTTCCTCCGCTGGGGCCAGAGCGCGTTCAAGGGCTTTGGCGTGGTGCCCCCGGACATCGGCATCTGCCACCAGGTCAACCTGGAGTTCCTGGCGCACGTGACGTTCCGCCAGGGCAGCACCGTGTACCCGGACACGCTGGTGGGCACCGACAGCCACACCACGATGATCAACGGCCTGGGCGTGGTGGGCTGGGGCGTGGGCGGCATCGAGGCCGAGGCCGCGCTGCTGGGCCAGCCCATCACCATGCTGATTCCGCAGGTGGTGGGCTTCAAGCTCCACGGCAAGCTCCCCGCGGGCGCCACCGCCACGGACCTGGTGCTCACCGTCACGCAGATGCTTCGCAAGAAGGGCGTGGTCGGCAAGTTCGTGGAGTTCTACGGCAGCGGCCTGAAGAACCTGTCCCTGCCGGACCGCGCCACCATCGCCAACATGGCGCCCGAGTATGGCGCGACCATCGGCTTCTTCCCGGTGGACGAGGAGAGCCTCAACTACCTGCGCTTCACCGGCCGTCCCGACGAGCTGGTCGCCCTCACGGAGGCCTACGCGAAGGAGCAGGGCCTGTGGCTGAAGGCCGACGCCGAGGAGCCCCTCTTCAGCGACACGCTGGAGCTGGACCTGTCCACCGTGGTGCCCAGCCTCGCGGGCCCCAAGCGCCCGCAGGACCGCGTGCCCCTCAAGGACATGAAGGCGGGCTACGAGGCGTCGCTGGTGGAGATGCTGTCCGCCGGCAAGAGCAAGGGTGAGGACGAAGAGGGTGGCAAGGGCAAGGGCGCCGCCGCCGCGGTGCCGCCCGAGCGCCTGGCGCAGGCCGTCACCGTGAAGAACGGCCGCCAGAGCTACCAGTTGGGCCACGGCGCGGTGGTCATCGCGTCGATTACGTCCTGCACCAACACGTCCAACCCGGCGGTGCTGGTGGGCGCGGGCATCCTGGCCAAGAAGGCCGTGGAGCGCGGCCTCAACCCGAAGCCGTGGGTGAAGACGTCCCTGGCCCCCGGCAGCCGCGTGGTCAGCGAGTACCTGGCCGACGCCGGCCTGCTGCCGTACCTGGAGGCCGTGGGCTTCCACATCGTGGGCTACGGCTGCACCACGTGCATCGGCAACTCCGGTCCGCTGACGGAGCCCGTGGCCAACGCCGTCACCGAGGGCGACCTGGTGGTCGCCGCGGTGCTCTCCGGCAACCGGAACTTCGAGGGCCGCATCAACCCGCACGTGCGCATGAACTACCTGGCCAGCCCGCCGCTGGTGGTGGCCTACGCGCTGGCCGGCGAAGTGGGCATGGACCTGGACAACGAGCCGCTGGGGCTGGACCCCAACGGCCGCCCCGTGTTCCTGCGCGACATCTGGCCCACCAACGAGGAGATTCAGGAGGTCATCCGCACCTCCGTGAAGCCGGAGCAGTTCCGCAGCCAGTACGCCAACGCCATGGAGGGCGACGCGCTCTGGCAGCAGCTCCCGGTGAGCAAGGGCTCCACCTTCCAGTGGGACGACGCGTCCACCTACGTGCGCAAGCCGCCCTTCTTCGAGAACCTCCCGAAGGAGCCCAAGCCGACGCAGGACATCCACGGCGCGCAGGTGATGGCGCTGCTGGGTGACTCCGTCACCACGGACCACATCTCGCCCGCGGGCAACATCGCGAAGACGAGCCCGGCGGCCAAGTACCTCATGGCCAACGGCGTGGAGCCCAAGGACTTCAACTCCTACGGCGCGCGCCGCGGCAACCACGAGGTGATGGTGCGCGGCACCTTCGCCAACATCCGCCTGAAGAACCTGCTGGTCCCCGGCGTGGAGGGCGGCGTCACCGTCCACATCCCCACGCGCGAGCGGATGAGCATCTACGACGCCTCCATGAAGTACCAGGCGGAGGGCACGCCGCTGGTGGTGCTGGCGGGCGCCGAGTACGGCACGGGCTCCAGCCGCGACTGGGCGGCCAAGGGCACCATGCTGCTGGGCGTGAAGGCCGTCATCGCCAAGAGCTTCGAGCGCATCCACCGCTCCAACCTGGTGGGCATGGGCGTGCTTCCGCTCCAGTTCGAGGCGGGCCAGGACGCGCAGTCTCTGGGCCTCACGGGCCATGAGAAGTTCGATATCACCGGCGTGGCGCAGGACCTGGCGCCGCAGAAGAAGCTCACCGTGAAGGCCACGGGTGAGAACGGCACCAAGGAGTTCACGGTGGTGTGCCGCATCGACACGCCGAACGAGCTCGACTACTACCGCCACGGCGGCATCCTGCAGTACGTGCTCCGCCAGCTCGCCAAGGGCTAG
- a CDS encoding phospholipase D-like domain-containing protein has translation MRDLEALTEQSGERDSGPRQAVPTPPGPVPEHGPVWSPNVSGLLLSRYYLPRRHAVLQGNACKLLRDGVEAYPAMLEAIRRARRYVRLETYMFVSDAVGELFGQALAEAAERGVHVKVLYDAVGSWTSRRSFFEGLRARGVDIRAFKPFSLSRGLRHLLRRDHRKILVVDGEVAFTGGVNIASHWAPAGMGAAWRDDVLRIEGPAVHELERCFSATWRMMFQGRFHRLTKRLERLRHRPVRRGQVGLAVLSSRRSIHRSYLHAIRRARRSVLVAAAYFIPDRRMVMALREAARRGVEVHLLLNARSDHPILEFVARAFYERLLGAGVRIFEWQRGVLHAKTAVVDGVWGTIGSFNLERLSLAFNHEVNAVFADPRLGQQLEDSFRSDCGDCREVTLAEFRRRPLWQKLLERVLYSLRKII, from the coding sequence ATGCGTGACCTGGAGGCGTTGACGGAGCAGTCAGGCGAACGGGACTCGGGCCCGCGTCAGGCCGTTCCCACACCTCCGGGGCCGGTGCCGGAGCACGGGCCGGTGTGGAGCCCGAACGTCTCCGGCCTGCTCCTGTCGCGTTACTACCTGCCCCGGCGTCACGCGGTGTTGCAGGGCAACGCGTGCAAGCTGCTGCGCGACGGCGTGGAGGCCTATCCGGCGATGCTGGAGGCCATCCGCCGGGCGCGGCGCTACGTCCGCCTGGAGACGTACATGTTCGTCTCCGACGCCGTGGGCGAGCTGTTCGGCCAGGCGCTGGCGGAGGCGGCCGAGCGCGGCGTGCACGTGAAGGTGCTGTACGACGCGGTGGGCTCGTGGACGAGCCGCCGGAGCTTCTTCGAGGGCCTGCGCGCGCGGGGCGTGGACATCCGTGCCTTCAAGCCCTTCAGCCTGTCACGCGGGCTGCGGCACCTCCTGCGGCGGGACCACCGGAAAATCCTCGTGGTGGATGGCGAGGTGGCCTTCACCGGCGGGGTGAACATCGCCTCGCACTGGGCGCCCGCGGGCATGGGCGCGGCGTGGCGGGACGACGTGCTGCGCATCGAAGGGCCCGCCGTCCATGAGCTGGAGCGGTGCTTCTCCGCGACGTGGCGGATGATGTTCCAGGGCCGCTTCCACCGGCTGACGAAGCGGCTGGAGCGGCTGCGGCACCGGCCCGTGCGGCGCGGGCAGGTGGGGCTGGCCGTGTTGTCCAGCCGGCGGAGCATCCACCGCTCCTATCTGCACGCCATCCGCCGGGCCCGGCGCAGCGTGCTGGTGGCCGCCGCCTACTTCATCCCGGACCGGCGCATGGTGATGGCGCTGCGCGAGGCGGCCCGCCGCGGCGTGGAGGTCCACCTGCTGCTCAACGCCCGCAGCGACCACCCCATCCTGGAGTTCGTGGCCCGGGCCTTCTACGAGCGCCTGCTGGGCGCCGGCGTCCGCATCTTCGAATGGCAGCGCGGCGTGCTGCACGCCAAGACGGCGGTGGTGGACGGGGTGTGGGGCACCATCGGCTCGTTCAACCTGGAGCGGCTCAGCCTGGCCTTCAACCACGAGGTCAACGCGGTCTTCGCGGACCCAAGGTTGGGGCAGCAACTCGAGGACTCGTTCCGCAGCGACTGCGGCGACTGCCGGGAGGTCACCCTGGCGGAGTTCCGCCGCCGCCCCCTGTGGCAGAAGCTCCTGGAGCGGGTGCTGTATTCGCTTCGCAAAATCATTTGA
- a CDS encoding FHA domain-containing protein gives MPFQLTISEGREAGKEFVFDQDSVLIGRSTDCDVALFDPGVSRRHCRIFLDGDAYAVEDQGSANGSLINGSPVKTQVLEDGDKLTLGPVTFVFAMLTDEPATGEEDIPAGAQEGEGSTRIVSLDSLKRQRNKGQALAPEGAAQEELDEIREGATRSNLRALRPVSQEKSGSRPAAIERSTPAAPPAKRPSSSPAPARARPAPSSGGGGLSAAERARIRRESPGVVSSAKLFWADASQGLRTGIIGGGVAMVLGLFGVLYWLVLSGDDSGPKGEEPAVLSGQPIRDVFGLGPGVTWERADMKIFEWEYTAATRAVVILHYQAQGISKDEVVVSVNGVDVGKVPPDTLASQDRAIELMIPAQHLKKGEPNRIIFDNVKNPPGEDPWMIWNIWVERALLPDLLPEELVREANEYYKRGRTNFDRPDIGARNRYEAWKSFRVSWLMLEAHPEPKPDLYYEAQERMKAAQQELDRTCAKLLLEVEGYYNQGNYRRASSTLDHVKEYFPEFDQPCATRAENKRAEYGL, from the coding sequence ATGCCTTTCCAGCTGACGATCTCCGAGGGTAGAGAAGCCGGCAAGGAGTTCGTCTTCGACCAGGACTCCGTTCTCATCGGCCGTTCGACGGATTGTGACGTCGCGCTGTTCGATCCGGGTGTGTCCCGGCGCCACTGCCGCATCTTCCTCGATGGCGACGCCTACGCCGTCGAGGACCAGGGCAGCGCCAACGGGTCCCTCATCAACGGCAGTCCGGTGAAGACGCAGGTGCTCGAGGACGGCGACAAGCTGACCCTCGGTCCGGTGACGTTCGTCTTCGCGATGCTGACGGACGAGCCCGCCACGGGCGAAGAGGACATCCCCGCGGGCGCGCAGGAGGGAGAGGGCAGCACCCGCATCGTCTCCCTGGACTCCCTGAAGCGTCAGCGCAACAAGGGCCAGGCCTTGGCCCCCGAGGGCGCGGCCCAGGAGGAGCTGGACGAAATCCGCGAGGGCGCGACCCGCTCCAACCTCCGCGCGCTGCGCCCGGTGTCCCAGGAGAAGAGCGGCTCCCGGCCGGCGGCCATCGAGCGCTCCACTCCGGCGGCGCCGCCCGCCAAGCGGCCCTCCAGCTCTCCGGCTCCGGCCCGGGCCCGTCCGGCGCCCTCGTCGGGGGGCGGCGGGCTCTCCGCGGCCGAGCGCGCCCGCATCCGCCGCGAGTCTCCCGGTGTGGTGTCCAGCGCGAAGCTGTTCTGGGCGGACGCCAGCCAGGGCCTGCGCACCGGCATCATCGGCGGTGGCGTGGCCATGGTGCTCGGGCTCTTCGGCGTCCTCTACTGGCTCGTGCTCAGCGGTGACGACAGCGGGCCGAAGGGCGAGGAGCCCGCGGTGCTCAGCGGCCAGCCCATCCGCGACGTGTTCGGCCTGGGGCCGGGCGTGACGTGGGAGCGCGCCGACATGAAGATCTTCGAGTGGGAGTACACCGCCGCCACGCGCGCGGTGGTCATCCTCCACTACCAGGCGCAGGGCATCTCCAAGGACGAGGTCGTGGTGAGCGTCAACGGCGTGGACGTGGGCAAGGTGCCGCCCGACACGCTGGCCAGCCAGGACCGCGCCATCGAGCTGATGATTCCGGCCCAGCACCTGAAGAAGGGCGAGCCCAACCGCATCATCTTCGACAACGTGAAGAATCCTCCGGGCGAGGACCCCTGGATGATTTGGAACATCTGGGTGGAGCGCGCGCTCCTGCCGGACCTGCTGCCCGAGGAGCTCGTTCGCGAGGCGAACGAGTACTACAAGCGGGGCCGCACGAACTTCGACCGGCCGGACATCGGCGCCCGCAACCGTTACGAGGCGTGGAAGTCCTTCCGCGTGTCGTGGCTGATGCTGGAGGCCCACCCGGAGCCGAAGCCGGACCTCTATTACGAGGCCCAGGAGCGCATGAAGGCGGCGCAGCAGGAGCTGGACCGGACCTGCGCGAAGCTGCTCCTGGAGGTGGAGGGCTACTACAACCAGGGCAACTACCGGCGCGCCTCGTCCACCCTGGACCACGTGAAGGAGTACTTCCCGGAGTTCGACCAGCCGTGCGCCACGCGCGCGGAGAACAAGCGGGCGGAGTACGGCCTCTAG
- a CDS encoding helix-turn-helix transcriptional regulator, with protein MSNVHERLRRLLFLVPYVSKHPGVTVDALARALNVSREDLLDELDLLTCVGRPPFNPDDYIDIYVDNDRVYVDLDQRLFAPPRLTPGEAAALAASAELLRPATGDALQSALQKLERVLPPATRERYREMYRKIDASTEAPQALGPLTRAIIERLEVTFAYASPGRSPEPRTVRPYELLSHRGQWYLQGYCHTRQDARLFRLDRMEDIAITDVAFQPPADARADVPNPARGLTDASVRVRFSPVAAPYVKERFGQDARPLADGGVEVLVAGDSERWLTQWVLSFGGEAEVVEPSTARAAVARAARASVGL; from the coding sequence ATGAGCAACGTCCATGAGCGGCTCCGCCGCCTGCTGTTCCTGGTCCCCTACGTGTCCAAGCACCCCGGCGTCACGGTGGACGCGCTCGCGCGCGCCCTCAACGTGAGCCGGGAGGACCTGCTGGACGAGCTGGACCTGCTCACGTGCGTGGGCCGGCCGCCCTTCAATCCGGACGACTACATCGACATCTACGTGGACAATGACCGCGTCTACGTGGACCTGGATCAGCGCCTGTTCGCGCCGCCCCGGCTGACGCCCGGTGAGGCCGCGGCCCTGGCCGCCTCAGCGGAGCTGCTCCGTCCGGCCACGGGGGACGCGTTGCAGAGCGCCCTCCAGAAGCTGGAGCGCGTGCTGCCTCCCGCCACGCGGGAGCGTTACCGGGAGATGTACCGGAAGATTGACGCGTCCACCGAGGCCCCCCAGGCGCTGGGGCCCCTCACGCGCGCCATCATCGAGCGGCTGGAGGTGACGTTCGCCTACGCCAGCCCGGGCCGCTCGCCGGAGCCACGCACGGTGCGACCGTACGAACTGCTCAGCCACCGCGGACAGTGGTACCTGCAGGGTTACTGCCATACCCGTCAGGACGCCCGCCTGTTCCGGCTGGACCGGATGGAGGACATCGCCATCACGGACGTGGCCTTCCAGCCGCCCGCGGACGCCCGGGCGGACGTGCCCAACCCGGCGCGGGGGCTCACCGACGCCTCGGTGCGGGTGCGCTTCTCCCCCGTGGCCGCACCCTACGTGAAGGAGCGCTTCGGGCAGGACGCCCGGCCGCTGGCGGACGGCGGCGTCGAGGTCCTGGTGGCGGGGGACAGCGAGCGCTGGCTGACCCAGTGGGTCCTGTCCTTTGGAGGCGAGGCGGAAGTCGTGGAACCCTCCACCGCGCGTGCGGCCGTTGCCCGAGCGGCGCGGGCCTCTGTAGGATTGTAA
- a CDS encoding helix-turn-helix transcriptional regulator, whose protein sequence is MDRTERILDLVALLLDAREPISWAELREHFPGDYGGSDDAAERKFERDKAELVELGFPLTYVQGDDERRDGYIVDRDAYYLPEADLSKEELAVLYAAGSAALASGAFPGRDDLAHALRKIGFFAGESLPTPRVRMELGSVHEGQEKEVSARLEQLWDACAARKWVDLTYASPKQAGTTQRRVDPYGLALRRGAWTLVGYCHLRGSLRSFHVHRIRELKVNTARPRTPDFQVPADFSLDSHVAYFPWQHRFHEQVEVVLHLSGTLASRAAGLLPGATLEPVEAGAVKARLPVTFLDGLLRFCLALGPDCRVEGPERAQARLREMASRIVARHEDSQDKVSA, encoded by the coding sequence ATGGACCGCACCGAACGCATCCTCGACCTCGTAGCCCTCCTGCTTGACGCGCGCGAACCCATTTCGTGGGCGGAGCTTCGAGAGCACTTCCCTGGTGATTACGGCGGTTCGGATGACGCCGCCGAACGGAAGTTCGAGCGCGACAAGGCGGAGCTCGTGGAGCTCGGCTTCCCGCTCACGTACGTCCAGGGAGACGACGAGCGGCGCGACGGCTACATCGTCGACCGGGACGCCTACTACCTTCCGGAGGCCGACCTCTCGAAGGAGGAGCTGGCCGTGCTCTACGCCGCCGGCTCCGCGGCGCTGGCCTCCGGCGCGTTTCCCGGACGGGATGACCTGGCCCACGCGCTGCGCAAAATCGGCTTCTTCGCGGGCGAGTCGCTCCCCACGCCGCGCGTGCGCATGGAGCTGGGCTCCGTGCACGAGGGACAGGAGAAGGAAGTCTCCGCGCGCCTGGAGCAGCTCTGGGATGCGTGCGCGGCCCGCAAGTGGGTGGACCTGACGTACGCCAGCCCCAAGCAGGCCGGGACGACGCAGCGGCGCGTGGACCCGTATGGCCTGGCCCTGCGCCGTGGCGCCTGGACGCTGGTGGGCTACTGCCACCTGCGCGGCAGCCTGCGCAGCTTCCATGTCCACCGCATTCGCGAATTGAAGGTGAACACCGCGCGTCCGCGGACGCCGGACTTCCAGGTGCCCGCGGACTTCTCGCTGGATTCGCACGTGGCGTACTTCCCGTGGCAGCACCGCTTCCATGAGCAGGTGGAGGTGGTGCTCCACCTGTCGGGCACGCTGGCCTCGCGCGCGGCGGGCCTGTTGCCGGGCGCCACGCTGGAGCCCGTGGAGGCAGGGGCGGTGAAGGCCCGGCTGCCGGTGACGTTCCTGGACGGCCTGCTGCGCTTCTGCCTGGCGCTGGGCCCGGATTGCCGTGTGGAAGGCCCGGAGCGCGCGCAGGCGCGGCTGCGGGAGATGGCGTCTCGCATCGTCGCGCGCCACGAGGATTCGCAGGACAAGGTGAGCGCATGA
- the hflX gene encoding GTPase HflX, with protein sequence MKEIYGNTLGLKSSEQQRLRNTFRRRVPPHEIVSPELARHLTELSRETNRQMGVLINRKGEIEHVVVGNAHKLELPDIGRARAGQIRLRGLRLIHTHLKSEPLTKDDLTDLALLRLDCVAAIGVGDDGLPGVLHYGYLVPENGTGEFWHVETLPSVHVEQPDLLDTLGALEEEFNRKAASRRVGGREKAILVAVCLDGNRARAESSLAELKELARTAGVEVLDTVLQVKREADPRYLIGRGKLEDLNLRSMQAMVDLLIFDKDLTPSQGRHIGEATSLKVLDRSQLILDIFAQRAQSAEGKLQVELAQLKYRLPRLVQSDDSLSRLMGGIGGRGPGETKLEIDRRRVRERITHLEKRIDAIGRERSVRRAQRNRRELPVISIVGYTNAGKSTLLNAITNAEVLAENKLFATLDPTSRRLRFPQEREVIITDTVGFIRDLPKDLVAAFRATLEELYDASLLLHVVDAADPARDEQVEAVENILDSLDLMEKPRLMVWNKADLLPPDEVEALLRTQGGVAISAATREGLATLLAKADTTLFAEGATEAMGAV encoded by the coding sequence TTGAAGGAAATCTACGGCAACACCCTGGGCCTCAAGTCGAGCGAGCAGCAGCGACTGCGCAACACCTTCCGGCGGCGCGTCCCCCCGCACGAAATCGTGTCGCCCGAGCTTGCCCGTCACCTCACCGAGCTGTCGCGTGAGACGAACCGGCAGATGGGCGTGCTCATCAACCGGAAGGGTGAAATCGAGCACGTCGTCGTGGGCAACGCCCACAAGCTCGAGCTGCCCGACATCGGCCGCGCCCGTGCGGGCCAGATTCGTCTCCGTGGCCTGCGCCTCATCCACACCCACTTGAAGAGCGAGCCGCTCACCAAGGACGACCTCACGGACCTCGCGCTGCTGCGCCTGGACTGCGTGGCGGCCATTGGCGTGGGCGACGACGGCCTGCCCGGCGTCCTGCACTACGGCTACCTCGTCCCGGAGAACGGCACCGGCGAGTTCTGGCACGTGGAGACGCTGCCCTCCGTCCACGTCGAGCAGCCGGACCTGCTGGACACGCTGGGCGCGCTGGAAGAGGAGTTCAACCGCAAGGCGGCGTCGCGCCGCGTGGGCGGCCGCGAGAAGGCCATCCTCGTGGCGGTGTGCCTGGACGGCAACCGCGCCCGGGCCGAGTCCAGCCTGGCGGAGCTGAAGGAGCTGGCGCGCACCGCGGGCGTGGAGGTCCTCGACACGGTGCTCCAGGTGAAGCGGGAAGCGGACCCGCGCTACCTCATTGGCCGAGGCAAGCTGGAGGACCTCAACCTGCGCTCCATGCAGGCCATGGTGGACCTGCTCATCTTCGACAAGGACCTCACCCCGTCCCAGGGCCGGCACATTGGCGAGGCCACCAGCCTCAAGGTGCTGGACCGCTCGCAGCTCATCCTGGACATCTTCGCGCAGCGCGCGCAGAGCGCCGAAGGCAAGCTGCAGGTGGAGCTGGCACAGCTCAAGTACCGGCTGCCAAGGCTGGTGCAGAGCGACGACTCGCTCAGCCGGCTCATGGGCGGCATCGGCGGCCGGGGCCCTGGCGAGACGAAGCTGGAAATCGACCGCCGCCGCGTGCGCGAGCGCATCACGCATCTGGAGAAGCGCATCGACGCGATTGGCCGCGAGCGCAGCGTGCGCCGGGCCCAGCGCAACCGGCGCGAGCTGCCCGTCATCTCCATTGTCGGCTACACCAACGCCGGCAAGTCCACGCTCCTCAACGCGATTACCAACGCCGAGGTGCTGGCGGAGAACAAGCTGTTCGCCACGCTGGACCCCACCAGCCGGCGGCTGCGCTTCCCGCAGGAGCGCGAGGTCATCATCACCGACACGGTGGGCTTCATCCGCGACCTGCCCAAGGACCTGGTGGCGGCCTTCCGCGCCACGCTGGAGGAGCTCTACGACGCCAGCCTGCTGCTGCACGTGGTGGACGCGGCGGACCCCGCACGCGACGAGCAGGTGGAGGCGGTGGAGAACATCCTCGACTCGTTGGACCTGATGGAGAAGCCGCGCCTCATGGTGTGGAACAAGGCGGACCTGCTGCCACCCGACGAGGTGGAGGCGCTGCTGCGCACCCAGGGCGGCGTGGCCATCAGCGCCGCGACGCGCGAGGGCCTGGCGACGCTGCTGGCCAAGGCGGACACCACGCTGTTCGCCGAGGGCGCCACCGAGGCCATGGGCGCCGTCTGA
- a CDS encoding NAD(P)H-dependent glycerol-3-phosphate dehydrogenase: MRGSVIGSGSFGTALANVLAVNCEEVRLWGREPAVVEAINTQHENPAYLKGIPISERVRATNSLQEALEGSELVVLATPSHATREVVAKAQAFLPRHVPIVTVSKGIENGTLLTMTELLEDCLPEEFHPYLAVLSGPSFAKELARRMPTVVTIASHWDKVAVRCQKALQTETFRSYTSTDVVGVQYGGALKNVIAIAAGMADGLGMGHNARAAIITRGLAEITRLAVRKGANPLTLSGLSGMGDLVLTCTGELSRNRHVGMELGKGRKLPDILADMKEVAEGVKTARSAHELEQKTGVELPICHQVYLIAHEGKSARTAVVDLMTRQPKSELSGA; this comes from the coding sequence ATGCGTGGCAGTGTCATTGGCTCCGGCTCCTTCGGTACCGCCCTGGCGAACGTGCTCGCGGTGAATTGCGAGGAGGTGCGCCTCTGGGGACGGGAGCCGGCCGTCGTGGAGGCCATCAACACCCAGCATGAGAACCCCGCGTACCTGAAGGGCATCCCCATCTCGGAGCGGGTGCGCGCGACGAACAGCCTCCAGGAGGCGCTCGAGGGCTCGGAGCTGGTGGTGCTGGCCACGCCCAGCCACGCCACGCGCGAGGTGGTGGCGAAGGCGCAGGCCTTCCTGCCGCGCCACGTGCCCATCGTCACGGTGTCGAAGGGCATCGAAAACGGCACGCTGCTGACGATGACGGAGCTGCTGGAGGACTGCCTGCCGGAGGAGTTCCATCCGTACCTCGCGGTGCTGTCCGGCCCCAGCTTCGCCAAGGAGCTGGCGCGGCGCATGCCCACGGTGGTGACCATCGCGTCCCACTGGGACAAGGTGGCGGTGCGCTGCCAGAAGGCGCTGCAGACGGAGACGTTCCGCAGCTACACGTCCACGGACGTGGTGGGCGTGCAGTACGGCGGCGCGCTGAAGAATGTCATCGCCATCGCCGCGGGCATGGCGGACGGGCTGGGCATGGGCCACAACGCGCGCGCGGCCATCATCACCCGCGGCCTGGCGGAGATTACGCGCCTGGCGGTGCGCAAGGGCGCCAACCCGCTGACGCTGTCCGGCCTGTCCGGCATGGGCGACCTGGTGCTCACGTGCACCGGCGAGCTGAGCCGCAACCGGCACGTGGGCATGGAGCTGGGCAAGGGCCGCAAGCTGCCGGACATCCTCGCGGACATGAAGGAAGTGGCCGAAGGCGTGAAGACGGCCCGCAGCGCGCACGAGCTGGAGCAGAAGACGGGCGTGGAGCTGCCCATCTGCCACCAGGTGTACCTGATTGCCCACGAGGGCAAGAGCGCCCGCACGGCGGTGGTGGACCTGATGACGCGCCAGCCGAAGTCCGAGCTGTCGGGCGCCTGA